From a region of the Dickeya poaceiphila genome:
- the cysZ gene encoding sulfate transporter CysZ yields MSYTQHLDPKHSGLHYFLKGWQLLSLPGIRRFVILPMLVNILLMGGAFWWLFHQLGAWIPLVMTHVPEWLQWLSYLLWPLVTVFVLLVFSYFFSTVTNLIASPFNGLLAEQLEARLTGQPLPASSIVDIAKDVPRIIRREVQKLGYYLPRVLVLLLLYLVPGVGQTLIPVLWFLFGAWMLAIQYCDYPFDNHKIGFSAMRQAMRQNKLTNLQFGALVSLCTMVPLLNLLIMPVAVCGATALWVDRYRHLSGTPHRS; encoded by the coding sequence ATGTCTTACACGCAACACCTTGATCCCAAACACAGTGGCTTACATTATTTTCTCAAAGGCTGGCAACTTCTTTCACTGCCCGGCATCCGACGTTTTGTCATTCTTCCCATGCTGGTGAATATTCTGTTGATGGGCGGAGCCTTCTGGTGGCTGTTTCACCAACTTGGCGCCTGGATTCCACTGGTGATGACCCACGTGCCAGAGTGGCTGCAGTGGCTGAGTTACCTGCTCTGGCCGCTGGTGACCGTCTTCGTACTGCTGGTGTTCAGCTATTTTTTCAGTACTGTCACTAACCTGATTGCCTCACCGTTCAACGGGTTGCTGGCGGAACAACTGGAAGCCAGATTAACCGGCCAGCCTCTTCCTGCCAGCAGCATTGTTGATATTGCCAAAGATGTCCCCCGCATCATACGGCGAGAAGTTCAAAAGCTGGGCTACTATTTGCCGAGAGTGCTGGTGCTGCTGTTACTCTATCTCGTGCCCGGCGTCGGCCAGACGTTGATACCCGTATTGTGGTTCCTGTTTGGTGCCTGGATGTTGGCAATCCAGTACTGCGATTACCCATTCGACAACCACAAAATTGGTTTTTCCGCTATGCGTCAGGCGATGCGGCAAAACAAGCTGACGAATCTGCAGTTTGGCGCGCTGGTCAGTCTATGCACCATGGTGCCATTACTGAATCTGTTGATCATGCCAGTCGCCGTCTGTGGGGCGACAGCCTTGTGGGTGGATCGCTATCGCCATCTTTCCGGCACACCGCATCGGAGCTGA
- the cysK gene encoding cysteine synthase A: MSKIYEDNSFTIGHTPLVRLNRIGNGRILAKVESRNPSFSVKCRIGANLIWDAEKRGVLKPGVELVEPTSGNTGIALAYVAAARGYKLTLTMPETMSLERRKLLKALGANLVLTEGAKGMKGAIAKAEEIVASDPEHYLLLQQFSNPANPEIHEKTTGPEIWEDTDGEVDVFIAGVGTGGTLTGVSRYIKQTKGKAIISVAVEPTDSPVITQALAGEEIKPGPHKIQGIGAGFIPANLDLKLVDRVERITNEEAINTARRLMEEEGILAGISSGAAVAAALNLLKEEEFANKTIVVILPSSGERYLSTALFADLFTEQELQQ; this comes from the coding sequence ATGAGTAAGATCTACGAAGACAATTCTTTCACTATCGGCCACACGCCTCTGGTTCGTCTGAATCGCATCGGCAATGGGCGAATTCTGGCTAAGGTTGAATCACGTAACCCCAGCTTCAGTGTAAAATGCCGTATCGGCGCCAACCTGATTTGGGATGCTGAAAAACGCGGTGTGCTGAAGCCCGGCGTCGAACTCGTAGAACCGACCAGTGGTAATACCGGTATTGCGCTGGCGTATGTGGCCGCCGCACGTGGTTACAAACTGACGTTGACAATGCCGGAAACCATGAGCCTTGAGCGCCGCAAACTCCTTAAAGCACTGGGTGCCAACCTGGTGTTGACCGAAGGCGCCAAAGGCATGAAAGGCGCTATCGCCAAAGCCGAAGAGATTGTGGCCAGCGACCCGGAACATTACCTGCTGCTGCAGCAGTTCAGCAACCCGGCCAACCCGGAAATTCATGAAAAAACCACCGGCCCGGAAATCTGGGAAGATACCGACGGCGAAGTGGACGTGTTCATTGCCGGCGTAGGCACCGGCGGCACGTTAACTGGCGTCAGCCGCTATATCAAACAGACCAAAGGTAAGGCGATTATCTCCGTTGCCGTTGAGCCGACCGATTCGCCGGTCATCACGCAGGCGCTGGCTGGCGAAGAGATCAAACCCGGTCCGCACAAGATTCAGGGCATCGGTGCAGGATTTATTCCTGCCAACCTGGACCTGAAACTGGTTGATCGTGTTGAGCGCATCACCAACGAAGAGGCTATCAACACCGCACGCCGTCTGATGGAAGAAGAAGGTATTCTGGCAGGCATCTCTTCCGGTGCTGCGGTAGCCGCTGCCCTTAATCTGTTGAAAGAAGAAGAATTCGCCAACAAGACCATCGTCGTGATCCTGCCCTCTTCCGGTGAGCGCTACCTCAGTACGGCACTATTTGCTGATCTATTCACCGAACAGGAACTGCAGCAGTAA
- the ptsH gene encoding phosphocarrier protein Hpr: MFQQEVTITAPNGLHTRPAAQFVKEAKGFTSEITVTSNGKSASAKSLFKLQTLGLTQGTVVTISAEGEDEQQAVEHLVKLMAELE; this comes from the coding sequence ATGTTCCAGCAAGAAGTAACGATTACCGCTCCAAATGGCCTGCACACGCGTCCAGCTGCACAGTTCGTGAAAGAAGCCAAAGGATTTACCTCTGAAATCACCGTCACCTCTAACGGCAAAAGCGCCAGCGCCAAAAGCCTGTTTAAATTGCAGACTCTCGGCCTGACTCAGGGTACTGTGGTCACTATTTCTGCCGAAGGTGAAGACGAACAGCAAGCCGTTGAACATCTGGTTAAACTGATGGCTGAGCTTGAGTAA
- the ptsI gene encoding phosphoenolpyruvate-protein phosphotransferase PtsI — MISGILVSPGIAFGKALLLKDDDIVVNRKKISADQVDKEIERFIAGRAKASQQLEAIKQKAAETLGPEKEAIFEGHIMLLEDEEFEQEIISLIKDDHASADAAAYSVIETQAKALEELDDEYLKERAADMRDIGKRLLKNILGMHIVDLGDIQDEVILIAKDLTPSETAQLNLNKVLGFITDIGGRTSHTSIMARSLELPAIVGTTDATQKIQNGDFIILDGVNNKIYQNPDQATIDQLKAVQEQYNTERYELAKLKDLPAITLDGHQVEVCANIGTVRDIAGAERNGAEGVGLYRTEFLFMDRDALPTEEEQFQAYKAVAEAMGAQAVIVRTMDIGGDKDLPYMDLPEEENPFLGWRAIRICLDRKEILHSQLRAILRASAFGKLRIMFPMIISVEEVRTLKAELEMLKAQLRAENKAFDETIEVGVMVETPAAAAIAHHLAKEVDFFSIGTNDLTQYTLAVDRGNELISHLYNPMSPAVLTLIKQVIDASHAEGKWTGMCGELAGDERATLLLLGMGLDEFSMSAISIPRIKKIIRNANYEDAKALAEQALAQPTAEELSSLVSRFIKEKTLC, encoded by the coding sequence ATGATTTCAGGCATATTAGTATCACCGGGAATTGCTTTTGGTAAGGCGCTGCTACTGAAAGATGACGACATTGTCGTCAACCGGAAAAAAATCTCTGCAGATCAGGTTGATAAGGAAATCGAACGTTTCATCGCAGGCCGCGCCAAAGCTTCTCAGCAACTGGAAGCTATCAAGCAGAAGGCAGCTGAAACGCTAGGGCCAGAGAAAGAAGCCATCTTCGAAGGGCATATCATGCTGCTGGAAGATGAGGAATTCGAGCAGGAAATCATCTCCCTGATTAAAGACGACCACGCATCCGCCGATGCGGCGGCGTATTCCGTCATTGAGACGCAGGCGAAAGCGCTGGAAGAGCTGGATGACGAGTACCTGAAAGAGCGCGCTGCAGATATGCGCGATATCGGCAAGCGCCTGCTGAAAAACATTTTGGGTATGCATATCGTTGATCTGGGTGACATTCAGGATGAAGTGATTCTGATCGCCAAAGATCTGACCCCGTCTGAAACCGCGCAATTGAACCTGAACAAAGTGCTGGGTTTCATCACCGATATCGGTGGCCGTACGTCCCATACCTCAATTATGGCGCGTTCGCTGGAATTACCGGCCATCGTGGGCACCACCGATGCCACCCAAAAAATTCAGAATGGCGATTTCATCATTCTGGACGGGGTGAACAACAAGATTTACCAGAATCCTGACCAGGCGACTATTGACCAGCTCAAAGCCGTTCAGGAGCAGTACAACACCGAAAGATATGAACTCGCCAAGCTGAAAGACCTGCCGGCCATTACGCTGGACGGCCATCAGGTGGAAGTGTGCGCCAACATCGGTACGGTGCGTGACATCGCCGGTGCAGAGCGTAACGGCGCGGAAGGTGTGGGCCTGTATCGTACCGAATTCCTGTTTATGGACCGTGATGCCCTGCCGACTGAAGAAGAGCAGTTCCAGGCGTACAAAGCCGTTGCAGAAGCGATGGGCGCGCAGGCGGTGATTGTGCGCACTATGGATATCGGCGGCGATAAAGACCTGCCGTACATGGACCTGCCGGAAGAAGAGAACCCGTTCCTCGGCTGGCGTGCGATTCGTATCTGTCTTGATCGCAAAGAAATTCTGCATTCGCAGTTGCGCGCAATTCTGCGTGCCTCCGCGTTTGGCAAACTGCGCATCATGTTCCCGATGATCATCTCGGTGGAAGAAGTACGTACGCTGAAAGCCGAGCTGGAGATGCTCAAAGCTCAGTTACGCGCCGAAAACAAAGCATTTGACGAAACTATTGAAGTCGGCGTGATGGTGGAAACGCCAGCCGCTGCGGCTATCGCTCATCATCTGGCGAAGGAAGTTGACTTCTTTAGTATTGGGACAAATGACTTAACCCAGTATACTCTGGCGGTAGATCGTGGGAACGAGTTGATTTCTCATCTTTATAACCCGATGTCTCCGGCTGTGTTGACTCTAATCAAACAGGTTATCGACGCGTCACACGCCGAAGGCAAGTGGACTGGTATGTGTGGTGAACTCGCTGGCGACGAACGTGCTACACTACTGCTGTTGGGGATGGGTCTGGATGAGTTCAGCATGAGTGCCATCTCGATTCCTCGCATCAAGAAAATTATTCGCAATGCCAACTATGAAGATGCGAAAGCGCTGGCGGAGCAGGCATTAGCCCAACCGACAGCAGAAGAGTTAAGCAGTCTGGTAAGCCGGTTCATTAAAGAAAAGACGCTTTGCTGA
- the crr gene encoding PTS glucose transporter subunit IIA gives MGLFDKLKSLVSDDKKEAGSIEIIAPLSGEIVNIEDVPDVVFAEKIVGDGIAIKPSGNKMVAPVDGTIGKIFETNHAFSIESDTGIELFVHFGIDTVELKGEGFKRIAEEGQRVKKGDVVIEFDLSLLEEKAKSTLTPVVISNMDEIKELVKLTGTVVVGETPVIRIKK, from the coding sequence ATGGGTTTGTTCGATAAACTGAAATCTCTGGTTTCTGACGACAAGAAAGAGGCTGGCAGCATCGAAATCATTGCCCCGTTATCCGGTGAAATCGTCAATATCGAAGACGTGCCTGATGTCGTCTTCGCAGAGAAGATCGTCGGCGATGGTATTGCTATCAAACCTAGCGGCAACAAGATGGTGGCGCCAGTAGACGGCACCATTGGAAAAATCTTCGAAACTAACCATGCGTTTTCCATCGAATCAGATACGGGTATCGAACTCTTCGTACACTTCGGTATTGATACCGTTGAGCTGAAAGGCGAAGGCTTTAAGCGTATTGCCGAAGAGGGGCAGCGTGTCAAGAAAGGCGATGTGGTGATCGAGTTTGATCTGTCGTTGCTGGAAGAGAAAGCCAAGTCCACGCTGACTCCGGTGGTTATCTCTAACATGGACGAGATCAAAGAGTTGGTCAAACTGACCGGCACTGTTGTCGTTGGGGAAACCCCGGTCATTCGCATCAAAAAATAA
- a CDS encoding ATP-binding protein, whose amino-acid sequence MHGRLFWKILLGLWLTFFVISQLLWVGFSFYGRRDEPPEVRIGRHIMSLQMALATKALRQGGMAELERTLADWPKSERGYINVSILSDNQHATAINHQPLPQSERPGELPAQLGLLGFGPVPGDVTDWPDAASLQVVEGPDGQRYRVLFNTMRLQQDLMPKNGPEPLPFFLHLPPPMIWIGALGGLLFSGMLAWNLSRPLSRLRASFERVAQGDLSIRLYPSMRRRHDEIGDVARDFDAMVSRLSILVSAREQLLHDVSHELRSPLARLQLAIGLARQNPDNVENALQRIEREAERMDKMIGEVLTLSRAENNAVNNEEYFDLLGLVIAVVNDARYEAQVPGVEIALSAGDYDDYTVKGSAELMRHALDNIIRNALRFSSRGQQVLVTLSRDDKSRDDKEWYIDVADSGPGVEASKLSSIFDPFMRIDSPQSGKGYGLGLAIARKAVVAHGGRIEAENRAQGGLQIRICIPRWQ is encoded by the coding sequence ATGCATGGACGGTTGTTCTGGAAGATTCTGCTTGGGTTGTGGCTGACGTTTTTCGTCATTTCACAATTATTGTGGGTCGGATTCTCATTTTACGGCAGGCGTGACGAACCGCCGGAAGTGCGTATAGGAAGACATATCATGTCGCTACAAATGGCGCTGGCGACAAAAGCGTTACGTCAGGGCGGCATGGCGGAACTGGAGCGAACTCTGGCCGATTGGCCTAAGAGTGAACGCGGTTATATCAATGTCTCGATACTCAGCGACAATCAGCACGCCACTGCGATAAATCACCAACCATTACCGCAATCAGAAAGGCCGGGAGAGCTGCCAGCGCAGCTGGGACTGCTGGGGTTCGGACCGGTGCCGGGTGACGTGACGGACTGGCCGGATGCAGCATCGCTACAAGTAGTGGAGGGGCCTGATGGGCAGCGCTATCGAGTGCTCTTCAATACTATGCGCTTACAGCAAGATTTAATGCCGAAGAACGGCCCAGAGCCGTTGCCGTTTTTTCTTCATTTGCCGCCGCCGATGATCTGGATTGGCGCACTGGGTGGGTTGCTATTCAGCGGTATGCTGGCGTGGAATCTGTCGCGTCCGCTCAGCCGGTTGCGAGCCAGTTTTGAACGGGTTGCACAGGGAGATTTGTCGATACGGCTTTATCCGTCAATGCGGCGTCGCCATGATGAGATAGGTGATGTGGCACGCGACTTTGACGCCATGGTTAGCCGTTTGTCGATACTGGTGAGCGCGCGGGAACAACTACTGCACGATGTGTCCCACGAATTGCGATCACCGCTGGCACGGTTACAGTTGGCGATAGGGCTGGCGCGTCAGAATCCGGATAACGTAGAAAACGCATTGCAGCGCATCGAACGTGAAGCGGAGCGTATGGATAAGATGATTGGCGAAGTGCTGACGCTGTCCCGCGCGGAAAACAACGCCGTTAATAACGAAGAGTATTTCGACCTGCTTGGTCTGGTGATTGCAGTCGTTAACGATGCGCGCTATGAAGCGCAAGTGCCGGGGGTGGAGATTGCGCTTAGTGCCGGCGATTACGATGACTATACCGTCAAAGGCTCGGCGGAATTAATGCGACATGCGCTGGATAACATCATCCGCAATGCGCTGCGTTTCTCTTCGCGCGGCCAGCAGGTACTGGTTACGTTGTCTCGTGATGATAAGTCCCGTGATGATAAAGAGTGGTACATCGATGTGGCAGACAGCGGGCCGGGAGTGGAAGCCAGTAAACTCTCCAGCATTTTTGACCCTTTCATGCGCATCGATTCACCGCAGTCGGGCAAAGGGTATGGGCTGGGATTGGCTATTGCCCGCAAGGCGGTGGTAGCCCACGGTGGTCGTATTGAAGCGGAGAATCGTGCTCAGGGAGGGTTGCAGATCCGTATCTGCATTCCTCGCTGGCAGTAA
- a CDS encoding response regulator transcription factor, whose translation MKILLVDDDAELGHMLCEYLTAEGFSTSQVMSGKEGVDGAMSDQYTAMILDIMLPDMSGIDVLRQVRRNCSIPIIMLTARGDNIDRVIGLEMGADDYVPKPCYPRELVARLRAVLRRYEDKSGKSKDTGMVIYGELAICSFTRTSEWRGQAFDLTASEFNLLELLMRSSERVVTKDELSEKCLGRRREAYDRSVDVHISNIRQKLAALKGCNLIIETVRSVGYRIR comes from the coding sequence ATGAAAATTTTACTGGTAGACGATGACGCTGAACTGGGACACATGCTGTGTGAATACCTTACGGCAGAAGGGTTCAGTACTTCACAGGTGATGAGCGGCAAAGAAGGGGTGGACGGCGCCATGTCCGATCAGTACACCGCGATGATTTTGGACATCATGCTGCCTGACATGAGCGGAATTGACGTACTGCGACAGGTGCGCCGTAACTGCTCGATTCCCATCATTATGTTGACGGCCAGAGGCGATAATATTGATCGCGTGATCGGGCTGGAAATGGGTGCGGACGATTATGTGCCAAAGCCGTGCTACCCGCGAGAATTGGTGGCGCGCCTGCGTGCGGTGTTGCGCCGTTATGAGGATAAGTCGGGAAAAAGCAAGGACACCGGGATGGTTATCTATGGTGAACTGGCGATCTGCTCTTTTACCCGCACCAGTGAATGGCGTGGGCAGGCATTTGATCTTACTGCGTCGGAGTTCAACTTGCTGGAGTTGCTGATGCGCTCGTCCGAGCGGGTAGTGACCAAGGATGAGTTGTCGGAGAAGTGTCTGGGGCGCCGCCGTGAAGCGTATGATCGCAGCGTCGATGTGCACATTAGTAATATCCGTCAAAAGCTGGCCGCGCTGAAAGGGTGTAATCTGATCATTGAGACGGTGCGCAGCGTTGGATACCGGATTCGTTAA
- the cysM gene encoding cysteine synthase CysM, producing MTTLEQCVGNTPLIKLQRLAQHTGSEIWLKLEGNNPAGSVKDRAALLMIQQAERRGEIVPGDTLIEATSGNTGIALAMVAAMKGYRLRLLMPENMSQERQAAMRAYGAELLLVSQQQGMEGARDLARQMAQAGEGTLLDQFNNPDNPLAHFTTTGPEIWQQTQGRLTHFVSCMGTTGTITGVSRYLKSQSDKVCTVGLQPQDGSQIPGIRRWSPDYMPGVFQPQLVDRIMDMSQQEAETTMQQLARVEGVFCGVSSGGAVAGALRIAAEQPGRLIVTVVCDRGDRYLSTGVFG from the coding sequence GTGACCACGCTTGAACAGTGCGTCGGCAATACGCCGCTGATTAAATTACAACGTCTGGCTCAGCACACCGGCAGCGAAATCTGGCTGAAGCTGGAGGGCAATAATCCAGCCGGTTCGGTGAAGGACCGCGCGGCGTTGTTGATGATTCAGCAGGCGGAGCGCCGGGGCGAGATAGTACCAGGTGATACGCTGATTGAGGCTACCAGCGGCAATACCGGTATCGCGCTGGCGATGGTGGCGGCGATGAAAGGCTACCGGTTGCGGTTGCTGATGCCGGAAAACATGAGTCAGGAACGGCAGGCCGCGATGCGCGCTTATGGTGCGGAATTACTGCTGGTCAGCCAACAACAGGGGATGGAAGGTGCACGCGATCTGGCCAGACAGATGGCGCAGGCGGGGGAGGGGACGCTGCTCGATCAGTTCAATAACCCAGACAACCCGCTGGCGCATTTCACCACTACCGGCCCGGAAATCTGGCAGCAAACGCAGGGGCGACTTACCCATTTCGTTTCCTGCATGGGAACCACCGGTACTATCACCGGTGTCAGCCGTTACCTGAAAAGCCAGAGTGATAAGGTCTGCACTGTTGGCCTGCAACCGCAGGACGGTAGCCAGATTCCGGGAATTCGTCGTTGGTCGCCTGACTATATGCCGGGTGTTTTTCAGCCACAACTGGTGGACCGGATTATGGATATGTCGCAGCAGGAGGCGGAAACCACCATGCAGCAGCTGGCGCGAGTAGAGGGGGTGTTCTGCGGCGTCAGCTCTGGCGGTGCGGTGGCTGGCGCGCTGCGCATCGCTGCCGAACAGCCAGGTCGTCTGATCGTCACCGTGGTATGTGACCGAGGTGATCGTTATCTCTCCACTGGCGTGTTTGGCTAA
- a CDS encoding Dyp-type peroxidase produces the protein MTQIQSGILLEHRRFAIFMEAMVQGEFDAIRQGCKKFCQALGELQQRFPDAGLGAVIAFGYDVWRELDCDNSAQELKPFTPLGNGLAPATQRDMLIHIQSLRHDVNFSLAQAVLAAFGNTINIEEETHGFRWVEDRDLSGFVDGTENPQGDARRDVAIVPDGQTGEGGSYVFVQRWEHNLRQLNRMSVEQQEQMIGRTKQDNDELSSESRPVTSHLSRVDLKEDGKGLKILRQSLPYGTASGKHGLYFAAYCARLYNIEQQLLSMFGDRDGKRDEMLRFTRAVSGSYFFAPSLDRLLSL, from the coding sequence ATGACACAAATTCAAAGCGGTATTTTGCTGGAGCATCGCCGTTTTGCCATCTTCATGGAGGCTATGGTACAGGGAGAATTTGATGCCATCCGCCAGGGCTGCAAGAAATTTTGTCAGGCACTGGGCGAGTTGCAGCAGCGTTTCCCTGACGCCGGGCTTGGCGCGGTAATCGCTTTTGGCTACGACGTCTGGCGTGAGCTGGATTGCGACAACAGTGCGCAGGAACTCAAACCCTTCACCCCGCTGGGCAACGGGCTGGCGCCTGCCACGCAGCGCGACATGCTGATTCACATCCAGTCGCTGCGCCATGATGTTAATTTTTCACTGGCACAGGCGGTGCTGGCGGCGTTCGGCAACACCATCAATATTGAAGAGGAAACTCACGGCTTTCGCTGGGTGGAGGACCGTGATTTGAGCGGTTTTGTCGATGGCACCGAAAACCCGCAGGGTGATGCCCGGCGTGACGTCGCCATTGTACCGGACGGTCAGACTGGCGAAGGCGGCAGTTATGTGTTTGTTCAGCGCTGGGAGCACAATCTGCGCCAGTTGAACCGTATGAGCGTGGAACAGCAGGAGCAGATGATTGGTCGCACCAAACAAGACAATGACGAGTTGTCGTCCGAGTCGCGGCCAGTGACGTCGCACCTGAGCCGTGTTGACCTCAAAGAAGACGGCAAAGGGTTGAAAATTCTGCGTCAGAGCCTGCCTTACGGCACCGCCAGCGGCAAGCACGGTCTCTATTTCGCGGCTTACTGTGCCCGACTTTACAACATTGAACAGCAATTGCTGAGCATGTTTGGCGACCGTGACGGCAAACGTGACGAGATGTTGCGCTTTACCCGTGCGGTCAGCGGCAGTTACTTTTTTGCCCCTTCTCTTGATCGTTTATTATCGCTATAA